One stretch of Podospora pseudoanserina strain CBS 124.78 chromosome 4, whole genome shotgun sequence DNA includes these proteins:
- the ICP55 gene encoding aminopeptidase (EggNog:ENOG503NTYX; COG:E; BUSCO:EOG09261XGL; MEROPS:MER0013463) has protein sequence MRLSRGRAALRQLSLVSSPNRQQIYRPFQQSLTLTGARLKPFRNYATSVSAADLEFGQPVYETHPHILKPGEITQGITAREYASRRSRLALSLPPDGVALLAAADLKYRSGAVFYPYRQDSNFLYLTGFLEPESLAVIRKTGPGPDDYLFSLFCRPKDPRAEQWSGPWSGLSAAEDVFNADNSYDISRASTTLPSLLRGASKIFTDIPPSLTTPSNIGPLLKSLSLPTSPLQTLVNTLRAIKSPAEVAAMRHAGQVSGRVITSAMRRPWTLEKDLHAYLDYGFTQHGLSGPAYVPVVAGASRGCMIHYVHNTSDLPANSTVLVDAGGEYGYYVTDITRTWPVSGKFSPAQKDLYNAVLTVQRQCVALCRENAGVSLDEIHRAAENGLREQLALLGFEGLTAGTKRWTGKGGEDLMDVLFPHHVGHYVGLDVHDVPGYGRSVALKKGHCVTVEPGVYVPDDDRFPKHFRGLAVRIEDSVAVDEEGPHVLTTEAVKEVEDIEALR, from the exons ATGAGATTATCAAGAGGCAGAGCTGCCTTGCGGCAACTGAGTCTGGTCTCATCCCCAAATAGACAGCAAATATACCGACCATTCCAACAATCCCTCACCCTTACCGGTGCAAGATTAAAACCTTTTCGCAACTATGCCACCTCAGTCTCAGCAGCCGATCTAGAATTCGGCCAACCCGTCTATGAGACACACCCTCACATTCTCAAACCAGGCGAAA TAACCCAAGGCATCACCGCCCGCGAATACGCCTCCCGCCGCTCCCGCCtagccctctccctccctcccgacGGCGTGgctctcctcgccgccgccgacctcAAATACCGCTCCGGCGCCGTCTTCTACCCCTACCGTCAAGACTCCAACTTCCTCTACCTCACCGGCTTCCTCGAGCCCGAATCCCTCGCCGTAATCCGCAAAACCGGTCCCGGCCCCGACGACTATCTGTTTTCCCTCTTCTGCCGGCCCAAAGACCCCCGCGCAGAACAATGGTCCGGCCCCTGGTCCGGCCTCTCGGCAGCAGAAGACGTCTTCAACGCAGACAACAGCTACGACATCTCCcgcgcctccaccaccctcccctccctcctccgcggCGCCTCCAAAATCTTCACCGACATCCCCCCCtcgctcaccaccccctccaacatcgggcccctcctcaaatccctctccctgcccacctcccccttaCAAACCCTAGTCAACACCCTCCGCGCGATAAAATCCCCCGCCGAAGTCGCCGCCATGCGCCACGCCGGCCAGGTCTCGGGCAGGGTGATTACCTCGGCCATGCGCCGCCCCTGGACCCTAGAAAAAGACCTCCACGCCTACCTCGACTACGGCTTCACGCAGCACGGCCTCAGCGGGCCAGCCTATGtccctgttgttgctggcgcAAGCAGAGGTTGCATGATCCACTACGTGCATAACACGTCCGACCTGCCCGCCAACTCCACCGTGCTGGTCGATGCGGGGGGTGAGTACGGGTACTACGTCACTGACATCACGCGGACCTGGCCGGTGTCTGGAAAATTCTCCCCTGCTCAAAAAGACCTCTACAATGCTGTGCTTACCGTTCAGAGGCAGTGCGTGGCGCTGTGCAGGGAGAACGCGGGGGTTAGTCTAGATGAGATTCACCGCGCGGCGGAGAATGGGTTGAGGGAGCAgctggcgttgttggggtttgagggatTGACAGCGGGGACGAAGAGGTggacggggaagggaggggaggatctGATGGATGTGCTGTTTCCTCATCATGTCGGGCATTATGTCGGGTTGGATGTTCATGATGTTCCCGGGTATGGACGGTCGgtggcgttgaagaagggaCACTGCGTGACGGTGGAGCCGGGGGTGTATGTACCGGATGATGATAGGTTTCCCAAGCATTTTAGGGGGTTGGCGGTCAGAATTGAGGATAGCGTtgcggtggatgaggaggggccGCATGTGCTGACGACCGAGGCGGTtaaggaggtggaggatattGAAGCGCTGAGGTAG